A window from Lachnoanaerobaculum umeaense encodes these proteins:
- a CDS encoding ribose-phosphate pyrophosphokinase, producing the protein MLYEDKKIDSIPVGPLGLIPLKGMEEFTKKVNAYLVEWRKERESEHKDTLLFSEYEKDNYIIKSTISRFGSGEAKGTIEESVRGDDLYLLVDVCNYSMTYSLSGKINHMSPDDHFQDLKRIIAAIAGKARRITVIMPFLYESRQHKKTGRESLDCALALQELTNMGVDNIITFDAHDPRVQNAIPLKGFETVQPIYQYTKGLLKNFPDLKVDSEHMMIISPDEGGMRRAIYFANMLKLDVGMFYKRRDYTKVVDGRNPIIAHEFLGSDVEGKDLVIIDDMISSGESVQEVAKELKKRKAKRVFVCATFGLFTNGFAKFDKYYENGIIDGIFTTNLVYQSPNLLSKPYYYNVEMSKYVALIIDNLNHDSTISGLLTPTNRINNFLERVKNKK; encoded by the coding sequence ATGTTATACGAAGATAAGAAGATAGATTCTATTCCTGTAGGTCCACTTGGGCTGATACCCCTTAAGGGTATGGAAGAATTCACAAAGAAGGTGAATGCTTACTTAGTTGAGTGGCGTAAGGAGAGAGAGAGTGAGCATAAAGATACGCTTTTATTCTCCGAATATGAGAAGGACAACTACATTATAAAGTCTACAATTTCCAGATTCGGTTCAGGTGAGGCAAAGGGCACTATAGAAGAATCTGTAAGAGGTGATGATTTGTATTTGCTTGTGGATGTATGTAATTACTCTATGACATATTCACTGTCAGGTAAGATAAACCATATGTCTCCGGATGATCATTTTCAGGATTTGAAGAGAATCATTGCCGCTATAGCCGGAAAGGCAAGAAGGATAACTGTTATAATGCCTTTCTTGTATGAGAGTCGTCAACATAAGAAAACAGGAAGAGAGTCATTAGACTGTGCATTGGCATTGCAGGAACTTACAAATATGGGTGTGGACAATATCATTACATTTGATGCACATGATCCTAGGGTGCAAAATGCAATTCCACTAAAGGGATTTGAAACTGTACAGCCAATATATCAATATACAAAAGGGCTCTTAAAGAATTTTCCTGATTTGAAGGTGGATTCTGAACATATGATGATAATATCACCTGATGAAGGTGGTATGAGAAGAGCTATATACTTTGCAAATATGTTAAAACTTGATGTAGGCATGTTCTATAAGAGAAGAGATTATACAAAGGTTGTAGATGGTAGAAATCCTATTATAGCACATGAGTTCCTAGGCTCTGATGTGGAGGGCAAGGATTTAGTTATCATAGACGATATGATATCATCAGGAGAAAGCGTTCAGGAAGTTGCAAAGGAATTGAAAAAGAGAAAGGCAAAGAGAGTTTTTGTCTGTGCAACTTTTGGACTGTTTACAAATGGATTTGCTAAGTTTGATAAGTACTATGAAAATGGCATTATAGATGGCATCTTTACTACTAATCTGGTCTACCAGTCACCAAATCTGTTGAGCAAACCTTATTATTATAATGTTGAGATGAGTAAGTATGTAGCACTTATCATAGACAATTTAAATCATGATTCTACTATAAGTGGCCTTTTGACACCTACAAACAGAATCAATAATTTCCTGGAAAGGGTTAAGAACAAAAAATAG
- a CDS encoding LytR/AlgR family response regulator transcription factor has product MIVVICDDNPIERENLLEVTTHISKSEGYDAEFEVFENAKQMLFELEDKLELIDVILLDINMPGIDGMEAALKLRSNGYIGEIVFTTVSKSHMLGAFDVRAFNYIVKGETDSAKTVRIIKGVLGIASEKSKEYMLFTGIGEYRNIAINDIKYFEVRGKIITVYYGSKSFEFISTIGKLENLLFTKGFLRVHRSFLVSLQYIKTFTYEEVTLIDRTVISVGRKYYSGLKEAMKENAIG; this is encoded by the coding sequence ATGATAGTAGTAATATGTGATGATAATCCAATAGAACGAGAAAACTTATTAGAAGTTACCACACATATATCAAAATCTGAAGGCTATGATGCTGAGTTTGAGGTGTTTGAAAATGCCAAACAGATGTTATTTGAACTTGAGGATAAATTAGAACTTATAGATGTGATACTTTTAGATATAAATATGCCGGGAATTGATGGTATGGAAGCGGCATTAAAACTTCGTTCAAATGGATATATCGGTGAAATAGTATTTACAACAGTTTCAAAAAGTCATATGTTGGGAGCGTTTGATGTTAGAGCTTTTAACTATATTGTAAAAGGTGAGACTGATAGTGCCAAAACTGTAAGGATAATAAAGGGTGTACTTGGAATAGCATCTGAAAAGTCAAAAGAGTATATGCTCTTTACAGGTATTGGAGAATATCGCAATATAGCGATAAATGATATAAAGTATTTTGAAGTTAGAGGAAAAATAATAACTGTATATTATGGAAGCAAGAGTTTTGAGTTTATTTCAACTATTGGAAAGCTTGAAAATCTTCTGTTTACAAAGGGTTTTTTGAGAGTGCATAGATCATTTTTGGTATCATTGCAGTATATAAAAACATTCACTTATGAGGAAGTTACCTTAATAGATCGAACTGTGATTTCAGTAGGTAGAAAATACTATAGTGGATTAAAAGAGGCAATGAAAGAAAATGCAATAGGGTGA
- the proS gene encoding proline--tRNA ligase translates to MSKEKKLVEEITSMETDFARWYTDIVLKAELVDYTSVKGCLVIRPAGYAIWENMKNEIDRRFKETGIQNCYLPMFIPESLLQKEADHVEGFAPEVAWVTHGGLEELDERLCVRPTSETLFCDYYSKVVKSYRDLPQLLNQWCSVVRWEKTTRPFLRSREFLWQEGHTVHASAKEAHDRTVQMLEVYADFFEKDLAIPVIRGIKTDKEKFAGAEATYTIEALMHDGKALQSGTSHYFGDGFAKAFDVTFTDKDNQIKPVFETSFGMTTRIIGAVIMVHGDNSGLKLPPHIAPIQVNIIPVAAHKEGVLDAANALKNRLVAAGVRVKLDDSEKSPGFKFAESEMRGIPLRIEIGPKDIENNQCVFVRRDNGEKIFVSLENVESEAKECLENIQTNMYETALAHREAHTYEARTMEEFKDIADNKPGFIKAMWCGDRACEDKIKEEAGATSRCMPEAQEQLSDVCVCCGKKATKMVYWGKAY, encoded by the coding sequence ATGTCTAAGGAAAAGAAGCTTGTAGAAGAAATTACTTCCATGGAAACAGACTTTGCGAGGTGGTATACAGACATCGTGCTTAAGGCAGAGCTTGTAGACTATACAAGTGTAAAAGGTTGCCTTGTAATAAGACCTGCCGGTTATGCAATATGGGAAAATATGAAAAATGAAATAGACAGAAGATTTAAAGAAACCGGCATTCAAAACTGCTACTTACCGATGTTCATACCTGAGAGTCTATTACAAAAAGAGGCAGACCATGTAGAAGGTTTTGCACCGGAAGTGGCATGGGTAACTCATGGAGGGCTTGAAGAATTGGATGAAAGACTATGTGTCAGACCTACATCTGAAACATTGTTTTGCGACTACTACTCAAAGGTTGTAAAGAGCTATAGAGATTTGCCACAGCTTTTAAATCAGTGGTGTTCAGTAGTAAGATGGGAGAAGACTACAAGACCTTTCCTTCGTTCAAGAGAGTTTTTGTGGCAGGAAGGACATACAGTTCATGCTAGTGCCAAGGAAGCACATGATAGAACTGTACAGATGCTTGAAGTATATGCAGACTTCTTTGAGAAAGACTTGGCAATACCGGTTATCAGGGGTATAAAGACTGATAAAGAAAAGTTTGCAGGTGCTGAGGCTACATATACAATAGAGGCACTTATGCATGACGGAAAGGCACTGCAGTCAGGTACCAGTCATTACTTCGGAGATGGCTTTGCAAAGGCATTTGATGTAACATTTACAGATAAGGACAATCAAATCAAGCCGGTTTTTGAGACCTCATTTGGTATGACTACAAGAATAATAGGTGCTGTTATAATGGTACATGGTGACAATTCAGGTCTTAAACTGCCACCACATATAGCACCAATTCAAGTAAATATTATACCGGTAGCAGCACATAAAGAGGGTGTACTGGATGCTGCGAATGCACTTAAGAACAGATTGGTTGCGGCAGGAGTAAGGGTAAAACTTGATGATAGTGAGAAGAGTCCGGGATTTAAGTTTGCAGAGTCAGAGATGAGAGGTATACCTCTAAGAATAGAGATTGGACCTAAGGATATTGAAAATAATCAATGTGTATTTGTTAGAAGAGATAATGGTGAAAAGATATTTGTTTCACTTGAAAATGTAGAGAGTGAAGCCAAGGAATGTCTGGAGAATATTCAAACAAATATGTATGAAACTGCACTTGCACATAGAGAAGCTCATACTTATGAGGCAAGAACTATGGAAGAGTTTAAGGACATTGCAGATAATAAGCCCGGATTTATCAAGGCTATGTGGTGTGGTGATAGAGCTTGTGAGGACAAGATAAAGGAAGAAGCAGGAGCTACATCAAGATGTATGCCTGAAGCACAGGAGCAGCTGAGTGATGTATGCGTTTGCTGCGGTAAGAAGGCTACAAAGATGGTCTACTGGGGAAAAGCATATTAA
- a CDS encoding CCA tRNA nucleotidyltransferase produces MIIDLPKNVEKIIERLEENGFEGFAVGGCVRDSLLQKTPTDWDITTNALPNEMKKIFKKTFDTGIAHGTITVLMDGIGYELTTYRIDGNYSDGRHPDTVSFSRNLSEDLCRRDFTINAMAYSHKRGIVDLYNGREDLDKGIIRAVGDAKKRFDEDALRMLRAIRFSSQLGFEIEESTFDAIKEKSAILSKVSKERVFVELNKTLCGDFAGNIKSIYKSGLNRYIGKEFAKLKEEFYDFYPRKLGDEKHMYWTAFLQDIKDTGSLKKIFFELKSDNATRNNTCLLVEELRLPLPESDEDIRWSLNRLGYKLFEDYLKICKSDKRKEADLPKIYAIEKSYEKIKKENHPFEINMLDITGRDLIELGIPKGPCIGDTLEYLLKIAIKDPDSNKKEKLIEKIDKNIIS; encoded by the coding sequence ATGATAATTGATTTACCTAAGAATGTTGAAAAAATCATAGAGCGTTTAGAAGAAAATGGTTTTGAGGGATTTGCTGTAGGAGGATGCGTAAGAGATTCACTACTGCAAAAGACTCCAACAGACTGGGATATAACGACAAACGCTCTACCAAATGAAATGAAAAAGATATTCAAAAAAACATTTGATACAGGTATTGCACATGGTACGATTACAGTGCTTATGGATGGTATAGGCTATGAACTGACTACATATAGAATAGATGGAAACTATTCTGATGGAAGACATCCGGATACAGTTTCATTTAGTAGAAATTTGTCAGAAGATCTATGTAGAAGAGATTTTACAATAAATGCAATGGCATATTCACATAAAAGAGGGATAGTAGACTTATATAATGGGAGAGAGGATCTTGATAAAGGCATTATAAGGGCAGTTGGAGATGCAAAAAAAAGATTTGATGAAGATGCACTGAGAATGCTTCGAGCAATCAGATTTTCATCACAGCTTGGCTTTGAAATAGAGGAGTCTACATTTGATGCAATAAAAGAGAAGTCTGCTATTTTATCAAAGGTGAGTAAGGAGAGAGTGTTTGTAGAACTCAACAAGACTCTTTGTGGTGATTTTGCAGGAAATATAAAATCAATATATAAGAGTGGTCTTAATAGATATATTGGAAAAGAATTTGCTAAGTTAAAAGAAGAGTTCTATGATTTTTATCCAAGAAAATTAGGTGATGAAAAGCATATGTATTGGACTGCTTTTTTGCAGGATATAAAGGATACGGGTTCGTTAAAGAAGATATTTTTTGAGCTGAAGTCTGATAATGCTACAAGAAACAATACCTGTTTGCTTGTAGAAGAACTTCGACTTCCATTGCCTGAGAGTGATGAGGACATCAGGTGGTCATTAAACAGATTGGGTTATAAGTTGTTTGAGGATTATCTGAAAATATGTAAAAGTGATAAGAGAAAAGAAGCAGATTTGCCAAAGATATACGCTATAGAAAAAAGTTATGAGAAAATAAAAAAGGAGAACCATCCATTTGAGATAAACATGTTGGATATCACAGGCAGGGATTTAATTGAACTTGGAATACCAAAGGGTCCGTGTATCGGAGACACTCTTGAATACTTATTGAAAATAGCAATAAAAGACCCTGATTCAAACAAAAAAGAAAAACTTATCGAGAAAATAGATAAGAATATAATTTCTTAA
- a CDS encoding putative ABC transporter permease: MDKYALIQWIAFFYIYCFLGWCFESGYATIKERKPTNRGFLRGPYIPIYAFGAIFVLIITHNFQDNILGVYFSGMIAATILEYVTGYVMEKLFKVKYWDYSDHKLNLNGYISFSSSIAWGFLSILLTYFLQVNVSRFVSKISEQNLKTAIMVVNIIFFSDLILSIKAAFSIAKAYAALEKAKSEFSEVKEKLSIIAGGLLTGTQNKLIGIKDSVAERMSQANDMLSLSSLKSEIENIISSLSNTVASKTPTFLEQKIKYEVAREKLSLSFPKIGKVMAFFIRNMIKGNPGLNKKYINQVKELSEIKKRNRK, from the coding sequence ATGGACAAGTATGCTTTAATACAATGGATTGCATTTTTTTATATATATTGCTTTTTGGGTTGGTGTTTTGAATCCGGATACGCCACTATAAAGGAACGAAAACCTACAAACAGAGGCTTCCTTAGAGGCCCCTATATACCTATATATGCATTTGGTGCTATTTTTGTACTTATTATCACGCATAATTTTCAAGATAATATCTTAGGTGTATATTTTTCCGGAATGATAGCTGCCACTATCTTGGAGTATGTAACCGGTTATGTGATGGAAAAACTTTTCAAGGTAAAATACTGGGACTATAGTGATCATAAACTGAATTTGAATGGATATATATCATTTTCATCTTCAATAGCTTGGGGCTTCTTATCTATACTGCTTACATATTTTTTGCAGGTGAATGTATCTAGATTTGTCTCCAAGATAAGTGAACAGAATTTAAAGACTGCTATAATGGTAGTAAATATTATATTTTTCTCAGATCTTATCCTCTCCATAAAGGCTGCCTTTAGTATTGCAAAGGCTTATGCTGCACTTGAAAAAGCAAAGTCAGAGTTTTCAGAGGTCAAAGAAAAACTTTCTATTATAGCAGGCGGACTCCTCACCGGAACACAGAATAAACTCATTGGTATTAAGGACAGTGTAGCTGAGCGTATGAGCCAGGCGAATGACATGTTGAGTCTCTCATCATTAAAGTCTGAAATCGAAAATATAATTTCTTCTCTGTCAAATACAGTTGCTTCAAAAACTCCTACCTTTCTTGAACAGAAAATAAAATATGAAGTTGCAAGAGAAAAGTTATCTCTAAGCTTTCCAAAGATAGGTAAGGTAATGGCATTCTTTATCAGAAATATGATAAAGGGTAATCCAGGACTTAATAAGAAATATATAAATCAGGTTAAGGAACTTAGTGAAATAAAGAAAAGAAATAGAAAATAA
- a CDS encoding glycosyltransferase, which yields MKVSICCITYNHGKYIRKAIDSFLAQKRNFDIEILINDDASTDDTANIIREYQEKYPDIIKPLFHEENMYSQGVTNPSGTYNFPRATGKYIAMCEGDDYWCDENKLQIQVDYMEDHSEISFCFHAAKVENLDATFSPNLIRPYESSGVISAKEVINKRTHYPTASLLLRTEYMKDLPKYYFECKVGDIPMQIISAKYGDAYYIDKVMSVYRMGVPTSWTASQFSGDYKRKQEEYYQNMEVMYKVYDEDSKYRFHTEVESATKRLRFLTYVNIRDFRNILSREFKKEYKELDFRERFFIKFEYLLPMVYKLVRKAALYFKR from the coding sequence ATGAAAGTAAGTATATGCTGCATTACCTACAACCATGGTAAATATATTAGAAAGGCGATAGACTCCTTTTTGGCACAAAAAAGAAACTTTGACATAGAGATTTTGATAAATGATGATGCCTCTACAGATGATACGGCTAACATTATAAGAGAGTATCAGGAGAAATATCCTGATATTATAAAACCGCTCTTTCATGAGGAAAATATGTACTCACAGGGTGTGACAAATCCAAGTGGAACCTATAACTTCCCAAGAGCTACAGGCAAATATATAGCTATGTGTGAGGGAGATGATTACTGGTGTGATGAGAATAAGCTTCAAATTCAGGTGGACTATATGGAGGACCATAGTGAGATAAGTTTTTGTTTTCATGCGGCAAAAGTGGAAAATTTGGATGCTACATTTTCTCCTAATCTTATTAGACCGTATGAAAGCAGCGGAGTAATAAGTGCAAAAGAAGTGATAAATAAAAGAACACATTATCCTACTGCATCATTGCTGTTAAGAACAGAGTATATGAAGGATTTACCGAAATATTATTTTGAATGTAAAGTAGGTGATATACCTATGCAGATAATATCAGCAAAATATGGTGATGCCTATTATATAGACAAAGTGATGAGTGTGTACAGAATGGGAGTACCTACATCTTGGACAGCCTCACAGTTTAGTGGTGATTATAAAAGAAAACAAGAAGAATATTATCAAAATATGGAAGTCATGTATAAGGTATATGATGAGGATTCAAAATATAGATTTCATACAGAAGTGGAAAGTGCAACGAAGAGGTTACGCTTTTTGACATATGTTAATATAAGAGATTTTAGAAACATATTATCAAGGGAATTTAAAAAAGAGTACAAGGAGCTGGACTTTAGAGAGAGATTCTTTATAAAATTTGAATACTTACTGCCGATGGTATATAAACTAGTTAGAAAAGCAGCACTATACTTTAAAAGATAA
- a CDS encoding aromatic acid exporter family protein, whose protein sequence is MEFKNINLIKVVKIAVGTGLAIFIANILGLNYGASAGIITLLSIQDTKKSTIKIALKRIEAFVLAMVIAYAVFNIFGFDTFALVCYLLVFVAACMAFDLNEGLSPCTVLVTHIMAEKYMNYDVVKNEAALMLVGTSVGIILNMYMPRNLKHIREYQANIEKEIKNILDILVRFLNDESGITKLEYDFDELEKIIDSAISKSYIDKDNILSYDLKYFINYMEMRKSQIMTLRYIYDQGKGIKTRPDQARDIAELIHNLIPKLHESNNAMNALLDLYLVKDKMKNYELPKSREEFEDRATLHSMVINFEQFLEIKREFAANLSEDEKNTFWNR, encoded by the coding sequence ATGGAATTTAAAAATATAAATCTTATAAAAGTGGTGAAAATAGCTGTAGGTACAGGTTTGGCAATATTTATAGCCAATATACTTGGGTTAAACTATGGAGCTTCAGCAGGTATTATAACATTGCTAAGTATACAGGATACAAAAAAGTCCACAATAAAAATAGCCTTAAAAAGGATAGAGGCATTCGTTTTGGCTATGGTAATCGCATATGCAGTATTTAATATATTTGGATTTGATACATTTGCATTGGTATGCTACCTGTTGGTGTTCGTAGCAGCCTGCATGGCCTTTGATTTGAATGAAGGTTTGTCACCATGTACAGTTTTGGTTACTCATATTATGGCTGAAAAATATATGAACTATGATGTGGTAAAAAATGAAGCGGCATTGATGCTTGTAGGTACATCAGTAGGAATAATTTTGAATATGTATATGCCAAGAAATCTAAAGCATATAAGAGAGTATCAGGCTAATATAGAAAAAGAAATAAAGAATATCCTGGATATATTAGTTAGATTTTTAAATGATGAAAGTGGTATAACAAAATTAGAATATGATTTTGATGAATTGGAAAAGATTATAGATAGTGCAATTTCAAAATCATACATTGATAAGGATAATATATTGAGCTATGATTTGAAGTATTTTATAAACTATATGGAGATGAGAAAATCCCAAATCATGACACTCAGGTATATTTATGATCAGGGTAAAGGTATAAAAACCAGACCTGATCAGGCGAGAGATATTGCAGAGCTTATCCACAATTTGATTCCCAAGTTGCATGAATCAAATAATGCTATGAATGCTTTGCTGGATTTATATTTAGTTAAAGATAAGATGAAAAATTATGAGCTTCCAAAGAGTAGAGAAGAATTTGAAGACAGGGCAACATTGCACTCTATGGTAATAAACTTTGAACAGTTTTTGGAAATTAAAAGAGAATTTGCTGCAAATTTAAGTGAAGATGAGAAAAATACATTTTGGAATAGGTGA
- a CDS encoding ribonuclease H1 domain-containing protein, with protein MAKKYYAVRKGRKTGVFETWDECKNSVSGFSGAAYKSFTNREDAIAFVNGDTENNIDDKEEKQSEAFAYVDGSYDDTTKAYSYGMVIMHNDDELYFYKKFEKDDMSDMRNVAGEIQGSMAAMQYCLDKGIKSISIFYDYEGIEKWCNGDWKARKDGTMRYVEFYRNASRQVDVDFIKVKGHSGDKYNDMADELAKKALGLI; from the coding sequence ATGGCAAAGAAATATTATGCAGTTAGAAAAGGAAGAAAAACCGGAGTTTTTGAGACTTGGGATGAGTGTAAAAACTCAGTAAGCGGATTTTCAGGTGCAGCATACAAAAGTTTTACAAATAGAGAAGATGCTATAGCTTTTGTAAATGGAGATACAGAAAATAATATAGATGATAAAGAAGAGAAGCAGTCAGAGGCATTTGCATATGTGGATGGAAGCTATGATGACACTACAAAGGCATACTCTTATGGCATGGTGATAATGCATAATGATGATGAATTATATTTTTACAAGAAATTTGAAAAAGATGATATGAGCGATATGAGAAATGTTGCCGGAGAGATACAGGGATCTATGGCTGCAATGCAGTATTGTCTGGATAAAGGTATAAAGAGTATTAGCATTTTTTATGACTATGAGGGAATAGAAAAATGGTGTAATGGCGATTGGAAAGCAAGAAAAGACGGCACTATGAGATATGTTGAGTTTTATAGAAATGCTTCAAGGCAAGTGGATGTAGACTTTATAAAGGTAAAGGGACATTCGGGAGACAAATATAATGATATGGCAGATGAGCTGGCAAAAAAGGCCCTGGGCTTAATATAA
- a CDS encoding YerC/YecD family TrpR-related protein produces the protein MNNKIRTDAVDHLFDAILTLKNKEEFYTFFEDVCTVNELLSLSQRYEVAKMLREKKTYLEIAEETGASTATISRVNRSLNYGNDGYDLVFKRLGIFDTDK, from the coding sequence ATGAATAACAAGATTAGGACAGACGCAGTAGACCATCTATTTGACGCCATCCTTACATTAAAAAATAAAGAAGAATTTTATACTTTCTTTGAGGATGTTTGCACTGTGAACGAGTTGCTTTCCCTCTCTCAAAGATATGAAGTAGCTAAGATGTTGCGTGAAAAGAAGACTTATCTGGAGATTGCGGAGGAGACCGGAGCATCCACTGCTACCATTTCCAGAGTGAATCGTTCACTTAACTATGGCAATGATGGTTATGATTTGGTTTTTAAAAGACTCGGTATATTTGATACCGACAAATAA
- a CDS encoding ABC transporter ATP-binding protein: protein MTDTILSLENIEKSFDGENILKNISLDIGRGEFITLLGSSGCGKTTTIRIIAGLETPDSGKVILNGKDITELAPEKRDVNTVFQNYALFPHMNVEKNIGYGLRLKKMPNNEIKKEVEKALSLVQLEGYEKRNPTQLSGGQRQRVAIARAIVNKPSVLLLDEPLGALDLMLRRQMQMELKKLQKALGITFIYITHDQEEALNMSSRIVVMRDGRIEQIGTPEEIYDTPNTAFVAEFVGGANLYRDGEKIYAIRSEHVRLGAGDYEGIVVENSFTAGLSKVKVRLKDGQEITSSHMGMNINLNPGDEISIGWNKNDMVEVQGEK from the coding sequence ATGACAGATACTATATTAAGTTTAGAAAATATTGAAAAAAGCTTTGATGGAGAAAATATTTTAAAGAATATCTCTCTGGACATAGGAAGAGGGGAGTTCATCACTCTTTTGGGTTCAAGTGGTTGTGGAAAGACAACTACAATAAGAATTATAGCAGGACTCGAGACTCCGGATAGTGGAAAAGTTATACTGAATGGAAAGGATATTACAGAGCTTGCACCTGAAAAAAGAGATGTAAATACTGTATTTCAAAATTATGCCCTGTTTCCACATATGAATGTAGAGAAGAATATAGGTTATGGACTTAGATTGAAGAAAATGCCAAATAACGAGATAAAAAAAGAGGTGGAAAAAGCACTTTCTTTGGTGCAACTGGAGGGCTACGAAAAAAGAAACCCAACACAACTTTCAGGAGGACAGAGACAAAGGGTAGCAATAGCGAGAGCAATTGTAAACAAACCTAGCGTACTACTTTTGGATGAGCCGCTTGGTGCATTGGATCTGATGCTCAGAAGGCAGATGCAAATGGAGTTAAAGAAGCTCCAAAAAGCACTGGGAATTACATTTATATATATAACACATGACCAGGAAGAAGCTCTAAACATGTCATCAAGAATAGTTGTTATGAGAGATGGCAGGATAGAACAGATAGGTACTCCGGAAGAGATATATGATACACCTAATACAGCATTCGTAGCAGAGTTTGTAGGCGGTGCAAATCTATATAGAGATGGAGAAAAGATATATGCTATTAGATCAGAGCATGTAAGACTTGGAGCAGGAGACTATGAAGGTATAGTTGTAGAAAACAGCTTTACGGCAGGATTGTCAAAAGTAAAAGTTAGATTAAAGGACGGCCAGGAAATAACATCATCACATATGGGTATGAATATAAACCTGAATCCGGGAGATGAGATAAGTATAGGCTGGAATAAGAATGATATGGTGGAGGTTCAAGGTGAAAAATAA
- a CDS encoding ABC transporter permease, with protein MKNKYLLRIPIYLFTLLFVVLPLAYMVIISFLTKAKTWGFDFTFTLDNYKKVFEPFYLNIFLESIKLAIASTILVTIIGYPFGYFMGRLSTKWKRRMMILLMIPFWTSGLIRLNGWIIIFRSNGVLDKFLMFLGITKSPLKLLYTYPAVLVGMVYFLLPFMILSVYSSVEKMDWSLIEASRDLGASKLEAFLTITLRLTMPGLLSGVVLTFVPSMGLFYISDILGGNKIVLIGSVIVEQLTKLRNIPFAAALSVILMLLTTLFLKLYKKISGTGELEGLF; from the coding sequence GTGAAAAATAAATATTTACTTAGAATACCTATATACCTTTTTACATTACTGTTTGTGGTCTTGCCACTGGCATATATGGTAATTATCAGTTTTTTGACAAAGGCAAAAACTTGGGGATTTGATTTTACTTTTACATTGGATAATTACAAAAAAGTATTTGAGCCATTTTATTTAAATATATTTTTGGAGTCCATAAAGCTTGCCATAGCTTCAACGATATTGGTTACAATTATAGGCTATCCTTTCGGATATTTTATGGGTAGACTTAGCACAAAATGGAAGAGAAGAATGATGATTCTTCTTATGATACCATTTTGGACAAGTGGACTTATAAGACTGAATGGTTGGATAATAATATTCAGAAGTAATGGAGTATTGGATAAGTTTTTGATGTTTCTTGGTATTACAAAGTCACCATTGAAATTACTTTATACATATCCGGCAGTTTTGGTAGGTATGGTATATTTTCTATTACCTTTTATGATACTGTCAGTGTATTCAAGTGTGGAAAAGATGGACTGGAGTTTGATAGAAGCTTCCAGAGATTTGGGTGCAAGTAAGCTTGAAGCTTTTCTTACAATAACACTTAGACTTACAATGCCGGGACTGCTGAGTGGAGTAGTACTTACCTTTGTACCAAGTATGGGGCTTTTCTATATCTCAGATATACTTGGAGGAAATAAGATAGTTTTGATAGGAAGTGTAATAGTGGAGCAGCTTACAAAACTTAGAAATATACCTTTTGCGGCAGCACTAAGTGTGATACTTATGTTGCTCACAACATTATTCTTGAAACTATATAAGAAGATTTCAGGTACAGGAGAATTGGAGGGACTATTTTGA